One Candidatus Peregrinibacteria bacterium DNA segment encodes these proteins:
- a CDS encoding ATP-binding cassette domain-containing protein, whose translation MIEFKNATKKYGERFVLDNVNLTLPGGTWTWLIGASGAGKTTLIHALIGAIQLTEGEVLVDGYAINKLDAAALQEYRRKLGIVFQDYKLLPKKTVFENVAFAMEVCGYSEKQIADRVPEVLAKVGLEDARHHFPHMLSGGEKQRCAIARALIHEPRLIIADEPTGNLDPETALSILSLFQKLHVEGATVIFATHNLNLLHHIKGTKIEIQEGKVLEA comes from the coding sequence GTGATCGAATTCAAAAACGCCACCAAAAAATACGGAGAGCGCTTCGTGCTCGACAACGTCAATCTCACTCTGCCAGGAGGGACTTGGACTTGGCTCATCGGGGCTTCAGGGGCAGGGAAAACCACGCTCATCCATGCTCTTATTGGGGCTATTCAGCTCACCGAAGGCGAAGTGCTTGTGGACGGATATGCCATCAACAAACTGGACGCAGCCGCCTTGCAAGAATACCGCCGCAAACTGGGCATCGTTTTTCAGGACTATAAACTCTTGCCAAAAAAAACCGTTTTTGAAAACGTCGCCTTTGCCATGGAGGTGTGTGGTTACAGTGAAAAACAGATCGCCGATCGCGTGCCCGAAGTGCTCGCCAAAGTGGGTTTAGAAGACGCACGCCATCACTTTCCTCACATGCTTTCGGGGGGTGAAAAACAACGTTGTGCCATCGCCCGGGCCCTCATCCACGAGCCTCGCCTCATCATTGCCGATGAGCCCACCGGAAACCTGGACCCAGAAACCGCCTTGAGCATACTCAGCCTTTTCCAAAAACTTCATGTGGAGGGAGCCACCGTCATTTTTGCCACTCACAATTTGAATCTCCTCCATCACATCAAAGGGACGAAGATCGAGATTCAAGAGGGAAAGGTGCTGGAAGCTTAG
- a CDS encoding IS30 family transposase produces the protein MNGSYNPKKAQQKSYVRRRSARFQGKKVAMNKKLRDFVEEKLRDDISPAAISGRLKCQEGALPFASKDSIYRFLKSPYGRALEYEREQKTKHRRKRPKVLSKLSDRTFINERPNRIEMREDVGDIEGDFIVSGKTGKGSLLVAVDRKLRVSFLEKIFPVTIEEVHEAFCESKNVFQSFKA, from the coding sequence GTGAATGGCAGCTATAACCCGAAGAAAGCACAGCAGAAAAGCTATGTACGAAGGCGCTCCGCTCGCTTTCAAGGGAAGAAAGTTGCAATGAACAAGAAATTGAGAGATTTCGTAGAAGAAAAACTAAGAGATGATATTTCTCCAGCCGCTATTTCTGGGAGACTCAAATGCCAAGAGGGAGCTCTTCCTTTTGCCTCCAAAGACAGTATTTATCGCTTCCTAAAAAGCCCCTATGGAAGAGCTTTGGAGTATGAACGTGAGCAGAAAACAAAACATCGAAGAAAGAGGCCCAAAGTACTTTCAAAACTTTCGGACAGAACGTTCATAAATGAGCGTCCTAACAGAATAGAAATGAGAGAAGATGTGGGAGACATTGAAGGAGATTTCATAGTTTCAGGGAAAACGGGAAAGGGTTCACTTTTGGTTGCTGTGGACAGGAAACTAAGAGTTTCATTTCTTGAAAAGATCTTCCCAGTGACGATTGAAGAAGTTCATGAGGCTTTTTGCGAATCCAAAAACGTTTTCCAGAGCTTCAAAGCATGA
- a CDS encoding IS30 family transposase encodes MTTDNDILFQKHKELEKLLGIKIYFCHPYHSWEKGTVENTNKIIRKDIPKGSDISKYSKAFIQRLEEKLNRRPLKCLNYLTPKEALLVHREITKLKKS; translated from the coding sequence ATGACTACGGACAATGATATTCTCTTCCAGAAACACAAGGAATTGGAGAAGCTGCTGGGCATTAAAATCTACTTTTGCCACCCTTATCATTCATGGGAAAAGGGCACAGTGGAAAACACGAATAAAATCATTCGGAAAGATATTCCTAAAGGCAGTGATATTTCAAAATACAGTAAAGCTTTCATTCAAAGGCTTGAAGAAAAACTCAATCGTAGACCGCTCAAGTGTTTGAATTATCTCACCCCAAAAGAAGCTCTTTTGGTGCACCGCGAAATCACAAAACTCAAAAAATCCTAA
- the purQ gene encoding phosphoribosylformylglycinamidine synthase I yields MKPRVAVLQFPGINSEYETLRALWDAQIDAEFFRWNEDAKKLASYDGFVVPGGFSYEDRGRSGLIASMDPVMQEIARQADSGKPVLGICNGAQILVETGLVPGGKVSPDGRHPLLMSLARNKRVQNGKVIGVGFYNTNVFVKSVAPQGRTAFTLDSAPDELSLVPIAHGEGRFTTNLPGLFETLRANQQIVFKYASKSGEIGNEFPLNPNGAMDSAAAICNPQGNVMAIMPHPERAPSAPMPKIFSSMCKYMQARAEGKNPLIGGLPALELADQKPALEMHTHTPGTLEFFIGLLITDNEAQTVENALRQSGFDVTVRKYTYYEIGTQGQDPDKLAAELIASGELLNLNKERVLTVKDGQSFPKKEGASYYLVQDLEDAAGMAKGARLNLPVKRGWFWELTPDAGAPLDEAALLATNIFANHHAQVLQSA; encoded by the coding sequence ATGAAACCTCGCGTCGCCGTCCTTCAATTTCCGGGGATCAACTCTGAGTACGAAACGCTTCGTGCCCTCTGGGATGCGCAAATCGACGCTGAATTTTTTCGTTGGAATGAGGACGCCAAAAAACTCGCCAGCTACGATGGCTTTGTGGTGCCTGGCGGCTTCTCTTACGAAGACCGCGGACGCAGTGGACTCATCGCCTCGATGGATCCTGTGATGCAAGAAATCGCTCGCCAAGCGGACAGCGGTAAGCCTGTGCTGGGCATCTGCAACGGAGCGCAAATTTTGGTTGAAACAGGCCTCGTGCCCGGTGGAAAAGTCAGCCCAGACGGTCGCCATCCTCTCCTCATGTCCCTCGCACGCAACAAGCGCGTTCAAAATGGAAAAGTGATCGGTGTAGGCTTTTACAATACCAACGTTTTCGTGAAATCCGTGGCCCCCCAAGGCCGCACCGCCTTCACCCTCGACAGTGCTCCCGATGAACTCAGCCTCGTGCCCATTGCTCACGGCGAAGGGCGCTTCACCACCAACCTTCCCGGCCTCTTCGAAACGCTGCGCGCCAACCAGCAAATCGTCTTCAAATACGCCTCCAAATCCGGCGAAATCGGCAACGAATTTCCCCTCAATCCCAATGGAGCCATGGACAGTGCCGCCGCCATCTGCAATCCCCAAGGAAACGTGATGGCCATCATGCCTCACCCCGAGCGTGCACCCTCGGCTCCCATGCCCAAGATTTTCAGCTCCATGTGCAAATACATGCAGGCCCGCGCAGAAGGCAAAAACCCGCTCATAGGAGGCCTCCCTGCCCTCGAACTCGCGGACCAGAAACCCGCCCTTGAAATGCACACACACACCCCTGGCACTCTCGAATTTTTCATCGGACTCCTCATCACCGACAACGAAGCCCAAACAGTTGAAAACGCGCTGCGCCAAAGTGGCTTCGATGTCACAGTGCGCAAATACACCTATTACGAAATCGGCACTCAGGGCCAAGACCCAGATAAACTCGCCGCCGAGCTCATTGCATCCGGCGAATTGCTCAACCTCAATAAAGAACGCGTCCTCACGGTCAAAGATGGCCAATCCTTCCCCAAAAAAGAAGGCGCCTCTTACTACCTTGTTCAAGACCTCGAAGACGCCGCTGGCATGGCCAAAGGCGCTCGCCTCAACTTGCCTGTGAAGCGCGGCTGGTTCTGGGAACTGACTCCTGACGCTGGCGCCCCCCTCGACGAAGCCGCCCTCCTCGCAACCAACATTTTTGCCAATCACCACGCTCAAGTATTACAAAGCGCTTAG
- a CDS encoding helix-turn-helix transcriptional regulator: protein MTFSKEILKGSIELIVLQALEDLGEAYGYQLLSSIDEASGGVFQFQESTLYPLLYRLEEKGFLESEWKKKGEKDRRYYRLTPQGKKTLLTHTSEFKTFLKGMHNILKSSHA from the coding sequence ATGACATTTTCAAAAGAAATCTTAAAAGGGAGCATCGAACTCATCGTCCTTCAAGCCTTGGAAGACCTGGGGGAAGCCTATGGCTATCAGCTTTTGAGCAGCATCGATGAAGCCAGTGGAGGAGTGTTTCAGTTCCAAGAAAGCACTTTGTACCCGCTTTTGTATCGCTTAGAAGAAAAGGGCTTTTTGGAAAGTGAGTGGAAAAAAAAGGGTGAAAAAGACCGCCGCTACTACCGCTTGACTCCGCAGGGCAAAAAAACTCTGCTGACGCACACTTCTGAATTCAAAACTTTCCTCAAAGGGATGCACAATATTTTAAAATCCTCCCATGCGTAA
- the recA gene encoding recombinase RecA — MSEDKAKAANENRKKALELALSQIEKNFGNGSIMKLGESKHMDVETVPTGSLSLDLALGGGIPKGRVVEVYGPESSGKTTLTLHIIAEIQKQGGQAAFIDAEHALDPAYARRIGVDVDNLLLSQPDAGEQALEIVETIVRSNAGDIVVIDSVAALTPRAEIEGEMGDAQMGLQARLMSQALRKLTAAISKSNCIVIFLNQLRMKIGVMFGNPETTTGGQALKFYSSVRLEIRRIGTLEGAESSMGEGKELVGNRVKVKVVKNKVAPPFKTAEFDILYNKGISKVGDILDLATKYEFVRKSGAFYSYGDTKLGQGRENSKSFLEGNKELSQELEGLIREKVAAQLAL, encoded by the coding sequence ATGTCAGAAGACAAAGCAAAAGCGGCCAACGAGAACCGCAAAAAAGCCCTCGAACTCGCCCTTTCCCAAATCGAAAAAAACTTCGGGAACGGCTCCATCATGAAACTCGGAGAGTCCAAACACATGGATGTAGAAACCGTTCCTACCGGCTCTCTTTCTCTTGATCTAGCCCTCGGTGGAGGAATACCCAAGGGCCGTGTAGTGGAGGTTTATGGGCCTGAAAGTTCAGGTAAAACCACACTCACCCTCCACATCATCGCAGAAATTCAAAAGCAAGGAGGCCAAGCCGCCTTCATTGATGCTGAACATGCACTGGACCCAGCCTATGCCCGACGCATTGGAGTGGATGTCGATAATCTTCTCCTTTCTCAGCCCGACGCCGGGGAACAGGCCCTCGAAATTGTCGAAACGATCGTACGTTCCAACGCAGGGGACATCGTAGTCATCGACTCTGTTGCGGCCCTCACTCCTCGTGCAGAAATCGAAGGGGAAATGGGAGATGCTCAAATGGGACTCCAAGCTCGACTCATGAGCCAAGCTCTTCGCAAACTCACCGCAGCCATCAGCAAATCAAATTGCATTGTGATCTTCCTCAATCAGCTTCGTATGAAGATCGGAGTCATGTTTGGAAACCCCGAAACCACTACTGGGGGCCAAGCTCTCAAATTCTATTCCTCTGTGCGTTTAGAGATCCGTCGCATTGGAACGCTTGAAGGCGCGGAATCCAGCATGGGAGAAGGCAAGGAACTCGTAGGGAATCGAGTCAAAGTGAAGGTGGTCAAAAACAAAGTGGCTCCTCCTTTCAAAACAGCGGAATTCGACATTTTATACAACAAGGGTATTTCTAAAGTAGGGGACATCCTCGACCTTGCCACAAAATATGAATTCGTGCGCAAATCTGGAGCCTTCTACAGTTACGGGGACACCAAATTGGGTCAAGGACGTGAAAACAGCAAGAGTTTCCTTGAAGGGAATAAAGAACTCTCGCAAGAACTCGAAGGCCTTATTCGAGAAAAAGTTGCCGCTCAATTGGCCCTTTAA
- a CDS encoding regulatory protein RecX gives MEDPNLRSLMDYALRALARRAHTSHELLVKLRRRANFTEALGTRVIQRLEELKLLNDTELIKSQLLNAVHYRHQGHLKVASKLYKKGIPLSQTKAAWVELKKSEQLSERELALAALEKAKKRFQNLPPQKQYQRRAQFLASRGFSPELTFELAKPDESL, from the coding sequence ATGGAAGACCCAAATTTAAGATCATTGATGGATTATGCTTTGCGCGCGCTAGCAAGACGCGCACACACCTCCCATGAACTTCTCGTGAAACTTCGAAGGCGTGCGAACTTCACAGAAGCTCTGGGAACTCGTGTGATTCAAAGACTCGAAGAGCTCAAACTGCTCAACGACACGGAACTCATTAAAAGCCAACTTTTGAACGCCGTTCATTATCGCCACCAAGGGCACCTCAAAGTTGCTAGCAAACTTTATAAAAAAGGCATTCCCCTCAGTCAAACCAAGGCCGCTTGGGTGGAGCTCAAAAAATCAGAACAACTTTCTGAACGCGAACTCGCTCTTGCGGCCCTGGAGAAAGCCAAAAAACGCTTTCAAAACCTGCCTCCACAAAAACAATATCAACGCAGAGCACAGTTCTTAGCTTCGCGAGGTTTCTCACCTGAACTCACCTTTGAGCTTGCCAAACCTGATGAATCTTTGTAA
- the nusA gene encoding transcription termination/antitermination protein NusA, whose protein sequence is MHQQFMAAVRQLCNEKNLPEEIIMDIVKAALRTAYRKDYGNKEQNIEVDIDPKTENVTIYIVKKVVDKIEDSDSELTLEDARKLNKNIKLDEEIRMEVTPMSYGRIAAQAAKQVIIQRIQEAERDFMFEAFKDRENELINAQIHRVDGNQVYVEMGGVTALLPAREQISSEQYYGGQRIKLYLDRVVKTTKGPQLLISRTHPKLVEKLMELEIPEVKAGTVIIKGVAREPGVRCKVAVMSKDPQVDPIGACVGQNGVRVQSVTHELAGERIDIIPWNEDAQKYIMESLKPAKISRVEIDEKTHLARVYVTQDQRALAIGKSGQNVRLASHLTGWEIDILDTDTPAGAAAEGQENKVKMVSDLDLPENIKEKLVSVSLEQVAQLMGLSIKDFMQVDGITKEEAAQIVKAVEKSK, encoded by the coding sequence ATGCATCAACAATTCATGGCGGCCGTACGCCAACTCTGCAACGAAAAGAATCTGCCCGAAGAAATCATCATGGATATCGTGAAGGCAGCGCTGCGCACCGCTTATCGTAAAGATTACGGCAATAAAGAACAAAACATTGAAGTCGACATCGATCCCAAGACCGAAAATGTAACGATCTATATCGTTAAAAAAGTCGTGGATAAGATTGAAGACTCTGATTCAGAACTCACTCTCGAAGACGCTCGCAAGCTCAACAAAAACATCAAACTCGACGAAGAAATTCGAATGGAGGTCACCCCCATGTCTTACGGTCGCATCGCTGCGCAAGCTGCCAAACAAGTCATCATTCAACGCATTCAAGAAGCAGAACGAGACTTCATGTTCGAAGCGTTCAAAGACCGTGAAAATGAACTCATCAATGCTCAAATCCACCGTGTGGATGGCAATCAAGTTTACGTCGAAATGGGAGGAGTAACAGCCCTTTTGCCCGCTCGCGAACAGATCAGTTCTGAACAATACTACGGAGGGCAACGCATCAAGCTCTACCTCGATAGAGTGGTCAAAACCACCAAAGGGCCTCAATTGCTCATTTCTCGCACCCATCCCAAGCTCGTTGAAAAGCTGATGGAGCTGGAAATCCCCGAGGTGAAGGCGGGCACAGTCATCATCAAAGGAGTGGCTCGTGAACCGGGAGTCCGCTGTAAAGTGGCCGTCATGTCCAAAGATCCTCAAGTGGATCCCATTGGAGCGTGTGTAGGACAAAATGGAGTGCGCGTTCAAAGTGTGACACACGAACTCGCAGGGGAACGCATCGACATCATTCCTTGGAACGAAGATGCGCAGAAGTACATCATGGAGTCCCTCAAGCCCGCGAAGATTTCTCGCGTGGAGATTGATGAAAAAACTCATCTCGCCAGGGTTTATGTGACTCAAGATCAACGTGCACTCGCCATTGGCAAGAGTGGACAAAACGTTCGCCTCGCCTCTCATCTAACAGGTTGGGAAATCGATATCCTCGACACCGATACCCCTGCGGGTGCGGCAGCAGAAGGACAAGAAAACAAAGTGAAGATGGTCAGCGATCTCGATCTGCCGGAAAACATCAAAGAAAAACTGGTTTCAGTGAGCTTGGAACAAGTGGCTCAGCTCATGGGGCTCTCCATCAAAGATTTCATGCAAGTCGATGGAATCACAAAAGAAGAAGCGGCTCAAATTGTGAAAGCGGTGGAAAAAAGCAAGTGA